Genomic DNA from Methanofollis sp. W23:
CCCGAACCCTGGCGCCTGCATGATCTCGAGCACCGCCAGCCCTGCGGCGCAGGCCACATTGTTCCCGCCGAAGGTGCTGGCATGCGAGCCGGGCGGCCAGTCCATCACCTCCTCTGAGGCGAGCGTGGCGCCAAGCGGCATCCCGCCGCCGAGAGCCTTGGCCAGGCAGACGATGTCGGGGACGACCCCCTCGTGCTCGGAGGCGAGGAACCGTCCGGTCCGGTAGCACCCGGCCTGCACCTCGTCGGCGACGAGGAGGATCCCGTACTCGTCGCAGAGTTCCCGCAACGCCTGCAGGAACCCGACCGGCGGGACGACATATCCCCCCTCCCCCTGGACTGGTTCGACGACGATGGCCGCCACCTCCTCTGGCGAGACCTCGGTCCTGAAGACCTCCTCCCTGAGGTACCTGATCACGTCGACGGCGCAGCTCACCGACTCGAGCCCGAAGGGACGGTACGGGTCTGGGTACGGGGCATGGACCACCGGCAGGAAGGGCCCGAAGTGCTTCCTCTGGATCACCTTCGTCGCCGTGAGGCTGAGCGCCCCATAGGTCCGGCCATGGAACCCGCCATAGAAGGAGATGAAGTACTTCCGCTTTGTGTGCCGGCGGGCGAGTTTGAGGGCGGCCTCCACGCTCTCGGCGCCGGAGTTGGAAAAATAGACCTGGTCGAGTCCGGCGGGGAGCATCTTCACCAACTCCTCGGCAAACCTGACCGGCACCTCAGAGCAGAAGTCCAGGAACGCCCCGTGCGAGAGGCGGCCCGCCTGCTCCCGCACCGCCTCGACGACCGCCGGGTGGTTCCATCCCACATTCATCACCGCGATCCCGGCCGTGAAGTCGAGGTACCGGTTCCCGTCCACGTCCCAGAGGTTGGTGCCCTCGGCCCGGTCGATGACCAGCGGGTACTCCCGCGCCATCGACTGGGAGACGACCCGTCGGTCCCGTTCCAGGACGGCGCGGGCACGCGGTCCTGGAGGCCTGGTCGTGATGAGCGGTTCCATGGTGAAGATCTCGCCGAGATATATAATAATGAGCATATGCTGAAAACCATCAGAGGCCCAAACCCCCATCTGGATCAGAGTGATTTGTTCCGAAATTTTGCGGGGGATGATGAAACTACGCGACAATGAGTGCAGGATACACGGGGTGTTTCGGCAACCTCCTGGCACGGGGGTGGGGGAAGATGTGATGATCAGGCATGCCCCAGGAAGTCTGGCCCAGATGGATCGCAGATAAAACGAAATGCGTGACTCAACTGCCTTCTCCTGGTCTCTCTCAGAGAGGTCTATCGAAGATCAGAGATCTTCTCAAACTCGTTATCACTCACATCAGGGGATCGCAGAGATAGAATCAGATCATATCGTTCTATGGCGCGAATAATCTCGAAATCAATATCGATTTATTTATATTGCCGGTTCTCCACTACTGATTGTTGCCAGGAGTGCCCGCCGCCCCCCGGAGTCAGACCATGAGCGATATGACAGAATCCCTTCCAGAGGAGCAGATCCCGCGACCGGCCACGACCCTGGGTTTGTTCCTCCTCTGTATGCTCCTCATCTGGTTTGTCCCCGGCTTTCTCGAACCCGGCCTCTTCCTCTGCGGCCCCGACCACCCCTCCCCCTATCTCAAGCAGGTCTGGTTCATTCCCGACGGTTCGGGCACCCCGGGCTACCCGCCCTCTGTCGTCCACACCCTTGAGGGGGACTACCGCCTCGACGAAGACATCCTGATCCAGCCAATTCCATCGTTCTCTGCCCACGCTGCGACCGCCGCTCACGCGGTGTACACGCGGGAAGAGTCAGGCGAAGAGTACCTTATAGGCCAGTGGTGGTACACCGACGAAGAGATCTTCAGGGACGAGAAGAAGGTGTTCCTCGGGTCGCTGGCCGACCGCGGCGAGATCTCTCTGGTGACACTCGATCTTCGCGACCATTTCCCGGAGGCCGCGGCAGAGCAAGTGTGCCCGACATTGCGCTTCACGAACGAGACGGCGACAGGGTACGTCCTCACCTATGAGAGGCCGTTCGACAATGGAGATGATTTCTTTATCGTCTACTATGGAACCCATGGTGACGTCCTCGGTCCTGACCCCGAATGTGCGCTGGAGGCGCTGATCGCAGAACGGTTCTCGCCGTCTGCGGTCAGGCCGCCTGGGGAGGACCCTGAACCGACGTTCCGGATGCCTGACATGGGGCCGATCACCGAGATCGCCGGCATGATCAGGTACGCCGGCGTCCTCCTCCTCACCCCGCTCCTCTTCGGGTGCGCCGCCGCCTTCCTCTTCGAGGGCCTGAGAACCGAGGTGCAGGCCAGGCCGCGTCGTCTTTTGATCCTCGCCGCCGCCCTCGCCCTCTTCTATCTCGTCCCCGCCTCCCTGATGGGGGCGTCGAGGCGTATGGACCTGCCCAATTTTCTTCCCGGATGGTCGTACTTCGACGCCCCTCCCCTCCTCGACGCCCTGCTGAGCCTCCTGACATTTCTGTCCGGCCTCAGCCTCCTCTGCCTCGCGGCGGTCGTGCCGTTCCTTCTTCTCACGCCTCGCCTCCCGCTGAGACGACCCATCCCCGCCCTCCTTCTCTCAGGCACCCTCCTCTTCCCATACCTCGTGGTGCTCGTCCTCTGGACTGATCCGCTCGACCTCTCTCTTCCCCCTCCGCTTGCCCTCCTCGTCTCGACCCTCAGGGGCGTCGTCATCGCCGCGGCCGGAGCGGCGGTGCTCTTCGTGGGGTGGGCGGCAGTGGAGAGGGCCAGAACCTGAACCTTCAACTGGTGACATCATGAAAAAAGAACAGACACTCAAGAACCTCACACCTCTCCTCCCCGCCGGACTGCTCGGCGGCGGCCTGCTCGTATTCCTGATCTATGTTTCATTCTGCAATACTGGCGCCGTATTTATGATGCCCTGGGCCAGCGCAAACTCAACCTCACAGGAAAA
This window encodes:
- a CDS encoding acetyl ornithine aminotransferase family protein produces the protein MLIIIYLGEIFTMEPLITTRPPGPRARAVLERDRRVVSQSMAREYPLVIDRAEGTNLWDVDGNRYLDFTAGIAVMNVGWNHPAVVEAVREQAGRLSHGAFLDFCSEVPVRFAEELVKMLPAGLDQVYFSNSGAESVEAALKLARRHTKRKYFISFYGGFHGRTYGALSLTATKVIQRKHFGPFLPVVHAPYPDPYRPFGLESVSCAVDVIRYLREEVFRTEVSPEEVAAIVVEPVQGEGGYVVPPVGFLQALRELCDEYGILLVADEVQAGCYRTGRFLASEHEGVVPDIVCLAKALGGGMPLGATLASEEVMDWPPGSHASTFGGNNVACAAGLAVLEIMQAPGFGAHVREAGAVLLDGLLRLQGRHEIIGDVRGVGLMAGIELVEDRVSRVPARATRNRALVRAFERGLTLLPAGESVIRFSPPLVMDEEEIRAGLMVLDEAMEGL